A genomic stretch from Engraulis encrasicolus isolate BLACKSEA-1 chromosome 12, IST_EnEncr_1.0, whole genome shotgun sequence includes:
- the LOC134460089 gene encoding tripartite motif-containing protein 16-like isoform X1, translating into MAASGQNPFSCAVCLDTWRDPVTIPCGHNYCMHCISACWDKEDEKGVYSCPLCSEPFSPRPPLKKNTVLAELVGNMKVQIVTSVPSVVCYAEPGDVECDFCTGRKLKAEQSCLACLVSMCETHLQPHLDVPALRKHKLVKARAGLQDRVCAKHDKPLEVFCCTDQTCICMLCTMDDHKGHETTSVAAERRHKQNQVAETRSHFQQKIQQTVTTLQTLRERMANHKTMSEKTLAHSEKIFTELIQYFEGKRSEVRELISAQQKQAGLNAEEMVQELEQRSTELKKGDAELAELCHEEDHSWFLQRFHTFKNSPALKTSPIMILTVSKYFEDLSQSLSALRQTVESTCDLDMVKISAKIKEIDIAKQLTREDLLKYSCGLTFDPNTASKDLVLSEGNTKVTAQQSSFGSLATSSIVQPFGTPQQKMGVLFGSTSNFGQHSLAFGGPVICVGFPKVKKQPIEPLNSSGFLSGSGLHSPSGAGSGLFGSAAPAAFGSFGTAAPAAFGSFGSAAISYKPTPFIGICQVLCVQKLTGQCYWEIERSNEKEVDIGVAYQDICNMYPSARLGQNDKSWSLSCKSEGCSFYHQGNKTHIIGLIPGNRIGVFLDHKEGTLSFYDVSDMITLLHKVCTKFSEPLYAAFWLEDRASLKIVQEAAPQDLPLFHTFSTFNP; encoded by the exons ATGGCAGCGTCTGGTCAGAATCCCTTTAGCTGTGCAGTGTGTCTGGATACATGGAGGGATCCAGTGACTATTCCATGTGGACACAATTACTGCATGCACTGCATTAGTGCCTGCTGGGACAAAGAAGATGAGAAGGGTGTGTACAGCTGCCCTCTGTGCAGCGAGCCGTTCAGCCCAAGGCCTCCTCTGAAGAAAAACACAGTGTTGGCCGAGCTGGTGGGGAATATGAAGGTTCAGATTGTGACCAGTGTGCCGTCTGTTGTGTGCTATGCTGAacctggagatgtggagtgtgactTCTGCACTGGAAGAAAACTAAAAGCTGAGCAATCCTGCCTTGCATGTCTGGTTTCCATGTGTGAGACGCACCTCCAGCCTCACCTGGACGTTCCAGCATTGAGGAAACACAAGCTAGTCAAGGCCAGGGCCGGGTTGCAAGACAGGGTCTGTGCCAAACACGACAAGCCCCTCGAGGTGTTTTGCTGCACCGACCAGACCTGCATCTGCATGTTGTGCACAATGGACGACCACAAAGGCCACGAGACCACATCAGTTGCAGCAGAAAGACGTCATAAACAG AATCAAGTGGCGGAGACAAGGAGTCACTTCCAGCAGAAAATCCAACAGACAGTGACAACCCTTCAAACCCTGAGAGAAAGGATGGCAAATCACAAG ACAATGTCAGAAAAGACACTGGCACACAGTGAGAAGATCTTCACCGAACTGATACAGTATTTTGAGGGGAAGCGTTCTGAG GTGAGAGAGCTGATCTCGGCCCAGCAGAAGCAGGCTGGCCTGAATGCTGAGGAGATGGTCCAGGAGCTGGAGCAGAGGAGCACTGAACTGAAGAAAGGAGATGCTGAGCTGGCAGAGCTGTGTCATGAGGAGGATCATAGCTGGTTtctacag AGGTTCCACACCTTCAAAAACTCTCCTGCGCTTAAAACATCACCCATCATGATTCTCACGGTGTCAAAATATTTTGAAGACCTTTCCCAATCTCTTTCTGCTTTGAGGCAAACCGTTGAGTCGACTTGTGATCTGGACATGGTAAAAATATCAGCAAAAA TCAAAGAAATTGACATTGCAAAGCAATTGACAAGAGAAGATCTCCTCAAAT ATTCCTGTGGGCTGACATTTGATCCAAATACAGCTTCCAAAGATCTTGTACTATCCGAGGGAAATACAAAAGTAACAGCCCAACAGAGCTCTTTTGGTTCTTTGGCTACCTCCAGTATTGTCCAGCCTTTTGGAACACCACAACAAAAGATGGGTGTCCTTTTCGGTTCTACCTCCAATTTTGGACAGCATAGTCTTGCTTTTGGTGGACCTGTAATCTGTGTTGGCTTCCCTAAAGTAAAAAAACAACCTATCGAGCCTCTCAACAGTTCAGGTTTCCTTTCTGGTTCTGGCTTGCACAGCCCTTCTGGTGCAGGTTCTGGCCTTTTTGGTTCTGCAGCTCCCGCTGCTTTTGGGAGTTTTGGTACTGCAGCTCCCGCTGCTTTTGGGAGTTTTGGTTCTGCAGCTATTTCCTACAAACCTACGCCATTTATTGGCATCTGCCAAGTATTGTGTGTTCAAAAATTAACCGGACAATGCTACTGGGAGATTGAGAGGAGTAACGAGAAAGAGGTTGATATTGGTGTAGCATACCAAGACATCTGCAACATGTATCCGTCGGCTCGTCTTGGACAAAATGATAAATCATGGAGTTTATCCTGTAAGTCTGAAGGATGCTCTTTTTATCACCAGGGTAACAAGACTCACATCATTGGTCTAATTCCAGGAAATAGAATTGGCGTGTTTCTTGATCACAAAGAAGGAACTTTGTCCTTCTATGATGTCTCTGATATGATTACTTTACTCCACAAAGTGTGCACGAAATTCTCAGAGCCCCTGTATGCTGCATTCTGGTTAGAGGATCGGGCGAGTTTGAAAATTGTCCAAGAAGCAGCTCCCCAGGACCTCCCCCTATTCCACACCTTTTCCACTTTTAACCCCTAG
- the LOC134460089 gene encoding E3 ubiquitin-protein ligase TRIM47-like isoform X2 encodes MAASGQNPFSCAVCLDTWRDPVTIPCGHNYCMHCISACWDKEDEKGVYSCPLCSEPFSPRPPLKKNTVLAELVGNMKVQIVTSVPSVVCYAEPGDVECDFCTGRKLKAEQSCLACLVSMCETHLQPHLDVPALRKHKLVKARAGLQDRVCAKHDKPLEVFCCTDQTCICMLCTMDDHKGHETTSVAAERRHKQNQVAETRSHFQQKIQQTVTTLQTLRERMANHKTMSEKTLAHSEKIFTELIQYFEGKRSEVRELISAQQKQAGLNAEEMVQELEQRSTELKKGDAELAELCHEEDHSWFLQRFHTFKNSPALKTSPIMILTVSKYFEDLSQSLSALRQTVESTCDLDMVKISAKSKNYDHWLITLYKYRLCY; translated from the exons ATGGCAGCGTCTGGTCAGAATCCCTTTAGCTGTGCAGTGTGTCTGGATACATGGAGGGATCCAGTGACTATTCCATGTGGACACAATTACTGCATGCACTGCATTAGTGCCTGCTGGGACAAAGAAGATGAGAAGGGTGTGTACAGCTGCCCTCTGTGCAGCGAGCCGTTCAGCCCAAGGCCTCCTCTGAAGAAAAACACAGTGTTGGCCGAGCTGGTGGGGAATATGAAGGTTCAGATTGTGACCAGTGTGCCGTCTGTTGTGTGCTATGCTGAacctggagatgtggagtgtgactTCTGCACTGGAAGAAAACTAAAAGCTGAGCAATCCTGCCTTGCATGTCTGGTTTCCATGTGTGAGACGCACCTCCAGCCTCACCTGGACGTTCCAGCATTGAGGAAACACAAGCTAGTCAAGGCCAGGGCCGGGTTGCAAGACAGGGTCTGTGCCAAACACGACAAGCCCCTCGAGGTGTTTTGCTGCACCGACCAGACCTGCATCTGCATGTTGTGCACAATGGACGACCACAAAGGCCACGAGACCACATCAGTTGCAGCAGAAAGACGTCATAAACAG AATCAAGTGGCGGAGACAAGGAGTCACTTCCAGCAGAAAATCCAACAGACAGTGACAACCCTTCAAACCCTGAGAGAAAGGATGGCAAATCACAAG ACAATGTCAGAAAAGACACTGGCACACAGTGAGAAGATCTTCACCGAACTGATACAGTATTTTGAGGGGAAGCGTTCTGAG GTGAGAGAGCTGATCTCGGCCCAGCAGAAGCAGGCTGGCCTGAATGCTGAGGAGATGGTCCAGGAGCTGGAGCAGAGGAGCACTGAACTGAAGAAAGGAGATGCTGAGCTGGCAGAGCTGTGTCATGAGGAGGATCATAGCTGGTTtctacag AGGTTCCACACCTTCAAAAACTCTCCTGCGCTTAAAACATCACCCATCATGATTCTCACGGTGTCAAAATATTTTGAAGACCTTTCCCAATCTCTTTCTGCTTTGAGGCAAACCGTTGAGTCGACTTGTGATCTGGACATGGTAAAAATATCAGCAAAAAGTAAGAACTATGATCATTGGCTTATCACGTTATACAAATACAGGTTGTGTTATTGA
- the LOC134460358 gene encoding E3 ubiquitin-protein ligase TRIM47-like, whose protein sequence is MAASGQNPFSCAVCLDTWRDPVTIPCGHNYCMRCISACWDQEDEGVYSCPLCSQSFSPRPSLSKNTVLAELMGNMKVQNVTTTSVPSVACYAEPGDVECDFCTGRKLKAEQSCLACLASMCETHLQPHLDVPALRKHKLVKARAGLQDRVCAKHDKPLEVFCCIDQTCICMLCTMDDHKGHQTTSVAGERAHKQNQVMETRSHFQKNIQETDTTLQTLRDTMGHHKTMSEETLAHSEKIFNELIQYFEGKRSEVRELISAQQKQAGLNAEEMVQELEQRSTELKRGDAELAELCHEEDHSWFLQRFHTFKNSPALKASPIMILTVSKYFEDLCQCLSALRQTLESACDLDMLKVSAKIKEIEIARQLPLREDLLKSHRSGGSSDLFCS, encoded by the exons ATGGCAGCATCTGGTCAGAATCCCTTTAGCTGTGCAGTGTGTCTGGATACATGGAGGGATCCAGTGACTATTCCATGTGGACACAATTACTGCATGCGCTGCATTAGTGCCTGCTGGGACCAAGAAGATGAGGGTGTGTACAGCTGCCCCCTGTGCAGCCAGTCGTTCAGCCCAAGGCCTTCTCTGAGTAAGAACACAGTGTTGGCTGAGCTGATGGGGAATATGAAGGTTCAGAATGTGACCACGACTAGCGTGCCATCTGTTGCATGCTATGCTGAgcctggagatgtggagtgtgattTCTGCACTGGAAGAAAACTAAAAGCTGAGCAATCCTGCCTTGCGTGTCTGGCCTCCATGTGTGAGACGCACCTCCAGCCTCACCTGGACGTTCCAGCATTGAGGAAGCACAAGCTGGTCAAGGCCAGGGCTGGGCTGCAAGACAGGGTCTGTGCCAAACACGACAAGCCCCTCGAGGTGTTTTGCTGCATCGACCAGACCTGCATCTGCATGTTGTGCACGATGGACGACCACAAAGGCCACCAGACCACCTCAGTTGCAGGAGAGAGAGCTCATAAACAG AATCAAGTGATGGAGACAAGGAGTCATTTCCAGAAGAACATCCAAGAGACAGATACGACCCTTCAAACGCTGAGAGACACGATGGGTCATCACAAG ACAATGTCAGAGGAAACACTGGCACACAGTGAGAAGATCTTCAATGAACTTATACAGTATTTTGAGGGGAAACGTTCTGAG GTGAGAGAGCTGATCTCGGCCCAGCAGAAGCAGGCTGGCCTGAATGCTGAGGAGATGGTCCAGGAGCTGGAGCAGAGGAGCACTGAACTGAAGAGAGGAGATGCTGAGCTGGCAGAGCTGTGTCATGAGGAGGATCATAGCTGGTTTCTACAG AGGTTCCACACCTTCAAAAACTCTCCTGCGCTTAAGGCTTCACCCATCATGATTCTCACGGTGTCAAAATATTTTGAAGACCTTTGCCAATGTCTTTCTGCTTTGAGGCAAACCCTGGAGTCGGCTTGTGATCTGGACATGTTGAAAGTATCTGCAAAAA TTAAAGAAATTGAGATTGCAAGGCAATTACCATTGAGAGAAGATCTCCTCAAAT CTCACAGGAGTGGGGGATCTTCAGATTTGTTCTGCTCCTGA
- the LOC134460090 gene encoding tripartite motif-containing protein 16-like isoform X2: MAASGQNPFSCAMCLDTWRDPVTIPCGHNYCMRCISACWDKEDEKGVYSCPLCSQSFSPRPPLSKNTVLAELVGNMKVQIVTSVPSVVCYAEPGDVACDFCTGRKLKADQSCLVCLASMCETHLQPHLDVPALRKHKLVKARAGLQDRLCAKHDKPLEVFCCTDQTCICMLCTMDDHKGHETTSVAAERTHKQNQVMETRSNFQQNLQETETTLQKLRETMAHHKVRELISAQQKQAGLNAEEMVQELEQRSTELKRGDAELAELCHEEDHVWFVQRFHTFKNSPALKASPIMILDVSKYFEDLRQSLSALRQTVEKACDVDMVKISAKVKETEIVRQLPAREDLLKYSCWLSLDGNTAYRDLILSELNTKVMATEHRRGIGGGGFSFGTPSSSLFVGAPAPAPAPAAGLFGLSSQASTGRSQPFYDRQVLCVQGLSGQSYWEVTRSNAKGVAIAVAYRDICSTSRFGYDDKSWSLSCSSEGCSFWHHGNKTDVIGLIPGNRIGVHLDHKEGTLSFYDVSGMITFLHRVCTKFTEPLYPGFWLEEGACLKIMNEGVNPNDLFGSPPHSVFGQAHGLGF, from the exons ATGGCAGCGTCTGGTCAGAATCCCTTTAGCTGTGCAATGTGTCTGGATACATGGAGGGATCCAGTGACTATTCCATGTGGACACAATTACTGCATGCGCTGCATTAGTGCCTGCTGGGACAAAGAAGATGAGAAGGGTGTGTACAGCTGCCCTCTGTGCAGCCAGTCGTTCAGCCCAAGGCCTCCTCTGAGTAAGAACACAGTGTTGGCTGAGCTGGTGGGGAATATGAAGGTTCAGATTGTGACCAGTGTGCCGTCTGTTGTGTGCTATGCTGAACCTGGAGATGTGGCGTGTGATTTCTGCACTGGAAGAAAACTAAAGGCTGACCAATCCTGCCTTGTGTGCCTGGCCTCCATGTGTGAGACGCACCTCCAGCCTCACCTGGACGTTCCAGCATTGAGGAAGCACAAGCTAGTCAAGGCCAGGGCTGGGCTGCAAGACAGGCTCTGTGCTAAACACGACAAGCCCCTCGAGGTGTTTTGCTGCACCGACCAGACCTGCATCTGCATGTTGTGCACAATGGACGACCACAAAGGTCACGAGACCACTTCAGTTGCAGCAGAGAGAACTCATAAACAG AATCAGGTGATGGAGACAAGGAGTAATTTCCAGCAGAACCTCCAGGAAACAGAGACAACCCTTCAAAAGCTGAGAGAAACGATGGCTCATCACAAG GTGAGAGAGCTGATCTCGGCCCAGCAGAAGCAGGCTGGCCTGAATGCTGAGGAGATGGTCCAGGAGCTGGAGCAGAGGAGCACTGAACTGAAGAGAGGAGATGCTGAGCTGGCAGAGCTGTGTCATGAGGAGGATCATGTCTGGTTTGTGCAG aggttCCACACCTTCAAAAACTCTCCTGCGCTTAAGGCTTCACCCATCATGATTCTTGATGTGTCAAAGTATTTTGAAGACCTTCGCCAATCTCTTTCTGCTTTGAGGCAAACAGTTGAGAAGGCTTGTGATGTGGACATGGTGAAAATATCAGCAAAAG TTAAAGAAACTGAGATTGTAAGGCAATTACCAGCGAGAGAAGATCTCCTCAAAT ATTCCTGTTGGCTGTCACTTGATGGAAACACGGCCTACAGAGACCTGATACTCTCTGAATTGAATACAAAAGTTATGGCAACAGAACACAGACGTGGAATTGGAGGTGGAGGTTTCAGTTTTGGTACGCCATCTTCTTCACTTTTTGTTggtgcacctgcacctgcacctgcacctgcagctGGACTTTTTGGCTTAAGTTCTCAAGCTTCAACTGGTCGATCTCAGCCATTTTATGACCGTCAAGTGTTGTGTGTGCAAGGATTGTCTGGACAGAGTTACTGGGAGGTAACAAGGAGTAATGCGAAAGGGGTTGCTATTGCTGTAGCATACAGAGACATCTGCAgcacaagtcgttttggatacGATGATAAGTCGTGGAGTTTGTCCTGTTCATCTGAAGGGTGCTCCTTCTGGCACCATGGGAACAAGACTGACGTCATTGGTCTCATTCCTGGAAATAGAATTGGAGTCCACCTTGATCACAAAGAAGGAACTTTGTCCTTCTATGATGTCTCTGGCATGATTACCTTTCTCCACAGAGTATGCACCAAATTCACAGAGCCGCTGTATCCTGGATTTTGGTTAGAGGAAGGGGCGTGTTTGAAAATTATGAACGAAGGTGTCAACCCAAATGATTTGTTTGGGTCACCACCACATAGTGTGTTTGGTCAGGCCCATGGATTGGGGTTCTAA
- the LOC134460090 gene encoding E3 ubiquitin-protein ligase TRIM65-like isoform X1 — MAASGQNPFSCAMCLDTWRDPVTIPCGHNYCMRCISACWDKEDEKGVYSCPLCSQSFSPRPPLSKNTVLAELVGNMKVQIVTSVPSVVCYAEPGDVACDFCTGRKLKADQSCLVCLASMCETHLQPHLDVPALRKHKLVKARAGLQDRLCAKHDKPLEVFCCTDQTCICMLCTMDDHKGHETTSVAAERTHKQNQVMETRSNFQQNLQETETTLQKLRETMAHHKTMSEETLAHSEKTFTELIQYLEGKRSEVRELISAQQKQAGLNAEEMVQELEQRSTELKRGDAELAELCHEEDHVWFVQRFHTFKNSPALKASPIMILDVSKYFEDLRQSLSALRQTVEKACDVDMVKISAKVKETEIVRQLPAREDLLKYSCWLSLDGNTAYRDLILSELNTKVMATEHRRGIGGGGFSFGTPSSSLFVGAPAPAPAPAAGLFGLSSQASTGRSQPFYDRQVLCVQGLSGQSYWEVTRSNAKGVAIAVAYRDICSTSRFGYDDKSWSLSCSSEGCSFWHHGNKTDVIGLIPGNRIGVHLDHKEGTLSFYDVSGMITFLHRVCTKFTEPLYPGFWLEEGACLKIMNEGVNPNDLFGSPPHSVFGQAHGLGF, encoded by the exons ATGGCAGCGTCTGGTCAGAATCCCTTTAGCTGTGCAATGTGTCTGGATACATGGAGGGATCCAGTGACTATTCCATGTGGACACAATTACTGCATGCGCTGCATTAGTGCCTGCTGGGACAAAGAAGATGAGAAGGGTGTGTACAGCTGCCCTCTGTGCAGCCAGTCGTTCAGCCCAAGGCCTCCTCTGAGTAAGAACACAGTGTTGGCTGAGCTGGTGGGGAATATGAAGGTTCAGATTGTGACCAGTGTGCCGTCTGTTGTGTGCTATGCTGAACCTGGAGATGTGGCGTGTGATTTCTGCACTGGAAGAAAACTAAAGGCTGACCAATCCTGCCTTGTGTGCCTGGCCTCCATGTGTGAGACGCACCTCCAGCCTCACCTGGACGTTCCAGCATTGAGGAAGCACAAGCTAGTCAAGGCCAGGGCTGGGCTGCAAGACAGGCTCTGTGCTAAACACGACAAGCCCCTCGAGGTGTTTTGCTGCACCGACCAGACCTGCATCTGCATGTTGTGCACAATGGACGACCACAAAGGTCACGAGACCACTTCAGTTGCAGCAGAGAGAACTCATAAACAG AATCAGGTGATGGAGACAAGGAGTAATTTCCAGCAGAACCTCCAGGAAACAGAGACAACCCTTCAAAAGCTGAGAGAAACGATGGCTCATCACAAG ACAATGTCAGAAGAGACACTGGCACACAGTGAGAAGACCTTCACCGAACTGATACAGTATTTAGAAGGGAAGCGTTCTGAG GTGAGAGAGCTGATCTCGGCCCAGCAGAAGCAGGCTGGCCTGAATGCTGAGGAGATGGTCCAGGAGCTGGAGCAGAGGAGCACTGAACTGAAGAGAGGAGATGCTGAGCTGGCAGAGCTGTGTCATGAGGAGGATCATGTCTGGTTTGTGCAG aggttCCACACCTTCAAAAACTCTCCTGCGCTTAAGGCTTCACCCATCATGATTCTTGATGTGTCAAAGTATTTTGAAGACCTTCGCCAATCTCTTTCTGCTTTGAGGCAAACAGTTGAGAAGGCTTGTGATGTGGACATGGTGAAAATATCAGCAAAAG TTAAAGAAACTGAGATTGTAAGGCAATTACCAGCGAGAGAAGATCTCCTCAAAT ATTCCTGTTGGCTGTCACTTGATGGAAACACGGCCTACAGAGACCTGATACTCTCTGAATTGAATACAAAAGTTATGGCAACAGAACACAGACGTGGAATTGGAGGTGGAGGTTTCAGTTTTGGTACGCCATCTTCTTCACTTTTTGTTggtgcacctgcacctgcacctgcacctgcagctGGACTTTTTGGCTTAAGTTCTCAAGCTTCAACTGGTCGATCTCAGCCATTTTATGACCGTCAAGTGTTGTGTGTGCAAGGATTGTCTGGACAGAGTTACTGGGAGGTAACAAGGAGTAATGCGAAAGGGGTTGCTATTGCTGTAGCATACAGAGACATCTGCAgcacaagtcgttttggatacGATGATAAGTCGTGGAGTTTGTCCTGTTCATCTGAAGGGTGCTCCTTCTGGCACCATGGGAACAAGACTGACGTCATTGGTCTCATTCCTGGAAATAGAATTGGAGTCCACCTTGATCACAAAGAAGGAACTTTGTCCTTCTATGATGTCTCTGGCATGATTACCTTTCTCCACAGAGTATGCACCAAATTCACAGAGCCGCTGTATCCTGGATTTTGGTTAGAGGAAGGGGCGTGTTTGAAAATTATGAACGAAGGTGTCAACCCAAATGATTTGTTTGGGTCACCACCACATAGTGTGTTTGGTCAGGCCCATGGATTGGGGTTCTAA